A single genomic interval of Bos indicus isolate NIAB-ARS_2022 breed Sahiwal x Tharparkar chromosome 5, NIAB-ARS_B.indTharparkar_mat_pri_1.0, whole genome shotgun sequence harbors:
- the CALCOCO1 gene encoding calcium-binding and coiled-coil domain-containing protein 1 isoform X4: MEESSLSRAPSRGGVNFLNVARTYIPNTKVECHYTLPPGTVPSASDWIGIFKVEAACVRDYHTFVWSLVPESVTDGSPIHASVQFQASYLPKPGAQLYQFRYVNRQGRVCGQSPPFQFREPRPMDELVTLEETDGGSDILLVVPKATVLQNQLDESQQERNDLMQLKLQLEGQVTELKSQVQELEKALAAARQEHAELAEQYKGLSRSHGELTEERDILSRQQGDHVARILELEEDIQTISEKVLMKEVELDRVRDTVKALTREQEKLLGQLKEVQADKEQSEAELQMAQQENRRLNLELQEAKDRQEEQSAQAQRLKDKVAQMKDTLGQVQQRVAEKDKILKLSAEILRLEKAVQEEKTQSQVFKTELAREKDSSLVQLSESKRELTELRSALRVLQKEKEQLQEEKQELLEYMRKLEARLEKVADEKWSEDPATEDEEAAVGLSCPAALTDSEDESPEDMRLPPYSLCESGDPGSSPATGPREASPLVVISQPAPIAPQLSGPAEDSSSDSEAEDEKSVLMAAVQSGGEEANLLLPELGSAFYDMASTVLCRAQIALHPPSPAPTPSPATRCCRSSLTPLGNPLGGGFSGFAVGPLTEASTGGPATPPWKECPICKERFPAESDKDAMEDHMDGHFFFSTQDPFTFE; encoded by the exons ATGGAAGAGTCATCACTAAGCCGGGCACCATCCCGGGGTGGAGTCAACTTTCTGAATGTAGCCCGGACCTACATTCCCAACACCAAGGTGGAATGTCACTACACACTCCCGCCAGGCACCGTGCCCAGTGCCAGTGACTGGATTGGCATCTTCAAG GTGGAGGCTGCCTGTGTCCGGGATTACCACACATTTGTGTGGTCTTTGGTGCCTGAAAGTGTTACTGATGGTTCTCCCATCCACGCCAGCGTCCAGTTCCAAG CCAGCTACCTGCCCAAACCTGGAGCCCAGCTCTACCAGTTTCGCTATGTGAACCGCCAGGGCCGGGTGTGTGGGCAGAGCCCCCCTTTCCAGTTCCGAGAGCCACGGCCCATGGATGAACTGGTGACCCTGGAGGAGACTGATGGTGGCTCTGACATCCTGCTGGTTGTCCCCAAGGCAACTGTGCTGCAG AACCAGCTGGATGAGAGCCAGCAAGAGAGGAATGACCTGATGCAGCTGAAGCTACAGCTGGAGGGGCAGGTGACAGAGCTGAAGAGCCAAGTGCAGGAGCTTGAGAAGGCTCTGGCAGCGGCCAGGCAGGAGCATGCGGAGCTGGCAGAGCAGTATAAG GGGCTTTCCCGGTCCCACGGGGAGCTCACAGAAGAGAGGGACATCCTGAGCCGACAACAGGGAGACCATGTGGCCCGCATCCTGGAGCTGGAAGAGGACATCCAGACCATCAGTGAGAAAGTGCTGATGAAGGAGGTGGAGCTGGACAG GGTTAGAGACACGGTGAAGGCCTTGACTCGGGAACAAGAGAAGCTCCTTGGGCAGCTGAAGGAAGTGCAGGCAGACAAGGAGCAAAGCGAG gctgagctccagaTGGCACAGCAGGAGAACCGCCGCTTGAATTTGGAGCTGCAGGAGGCCAAGGACCGGCAGGAGGAGCAGAGTGCTCAGGCCCAGCGACTGAAGGATAAGGTGGCCCAGATGAAGGACACCCTCGGCCAGGTCCAGCAGCGGGTG GCAGAGAAGGACAAGATCCTGAAGCTGAGTGCAGAGATACTTCGATTGGAAAAggcagtgcaggaggagaagactcAGAGCCAAGTTTTCAAGACTGAACTGGCCCGGGAAAAGGACTCTAGCCTG GTGCAGCTGTCAGAGAGCAAGCGGGAGCTGACAGAGCTGCGCTCAGCGCTGCGTGTGCTCCAGAAGGAAAAGGAGCAACtacaggaggagaagcag GAACTGCTGGAGTACATGAGAAAGCTGGAGGCCCGCCTAGAGAAGGTGGCTGATGAGAAGTGGAGTGAGGACCCTGCCACAGAGGACGAGGAGGCCGCCGTGGGGCTGA GCTGCCCAGCAGCTCTGACAGACTCGGAGGACGAGTCTCCAGAAGACATGAGGCTTCCACCCTACAGCCTGTGTGAGAGTGGGGACCCGGGCTCCTCCCCTGCCACGGGGCCGCGAGAGGCTTCTCCCCTCGTGGTCATCAGCCAGCCAGCTCCCATTGCTCCCCAACTCTCAGGGCCAGCTGAGGACAGTAGCTCAGACTCG GAGGCTGAAGATGAGAAGTCGGTCCTGATGGCAGCTGTGCAGAGTGGGGGTGAGGAGGCCAACCTGCTACTTCCAGAACTGGGCAGTGCCTTCTATGACATGGCCAG CACCGTCCTCTGCAGAGCCCAAATTGCCCTGCAtcccccctctcctgcccctaCGCCTTCCCCAGCCACCAG ATGCTGTCGCTCCTCTCTGACTCCCCTGGGCAATCCTTTGGGTGGCGGATTCAG TGGCTTTGCTGTGGGTCCCTTGACAGAGGCCAGCACTGGGGGCCCTGCCACCCCGCCGTGGAAGGAGTGTCCTATTTGTAAGGAGCGCTTCCCAGCCGAGAGTGACAAGGATGCCATGGAGGACCACATGGATGGACACTTCTTTTTCAGCACCCAGGACCCTTTCACCTTTGAGtga
- the CALCOCO1 gene encoding calcium-binding and coiled-coil domain-containing protein 1 isoform X2 encodes MEESSLSRAPSRGGVNFLNVARTYIPNTKVECHYTLPPGTVPSASDWIGIFKVEAACVRDYHTFVWSLVPESVTDGSPIHASVQFQASYLPKPGAQLYQFRYVNRQGRVCGQSPPFQFREPRPMDELVTLEETDGGSDILLVVPKATVLQNQLDESQQERNDLMQLKLQLEGQVTELKSQVQELEKALAAARQEHAELAEQYKGLSRSHGELTEERDILSRQQGDHVARILELEEDIQTISEKVLMKEVELDRVRDTVKALTREQEKLLGQLKEVQADKEQSEAELQMAQQENRRLNLELQEAKDRQEEQSAQAQRLKDKVAQMKDTLGQVQQRVAELEPLKEQLRGAQELAASSQQKAALLGEELASAAGARDRTIAELHRSRLEVAGVNGRLAELSLHLKEEKSQWSKERAGLLQSVEAEKDKILKLSAEILRLEKAVQEEKTQSQVFKTELAREKDSSLVQLSESKRELTELRSALRVLQKEKEQLQEEKQELLEYMRKLEARLEKVADEKWSEDPATEDEEAAVGLSCPAALTDSEDESPEDMRLPPYSLCESGDPGSSPATGPREASPLVVISQPAPIAPQLSGPAEDSSSDSEAEDEKSVLMAAVQSGGEEANLLLPELGSAFYDMARCCRSSLTPLGNPLGGGFSGFAVGPLTEASTGGPATPPWKECPICKERFPAESDKDAMEDHMDGHFFFSTQDPFTFE; translated from the exons ATGGAAGAGTCATCACTAAGCCGGGCACCATCCCGGGGTGGAGTCAACTTTCTGAATGTAGCCCGGACCTACATTCCCAACACCAAGGTGGAATGTCACTACACACTCCCGCCAGGCACCGTGCCCAGTGCCAGTGACTGGATTGGCATCTTCAAG GTGGAGGCTGCCTGTGTCCGGGATTACCACACATTTGTGTGGTCTTTGGTGCCTGAAAGTGTTACTGATGGTTCTCCCATCCACGCCAGCGTCCAGTTCCAAG CCAGCTACCTGCCCAAACCTGGAGCCCAGCTCTACCAGTTTCGCTATGTGAACCGCCAGGGCCGGGTGTGTGGGCAGAGCCCCCCTTTCCAGTTCCGAGAGCCACGGCCCATGGATGAACTGGTGACCCTGGAGGAGACTGATGGTGGCTCTGACATCCTGCTGGTTGTCCCCAAGGCAACTGTGCTGCAG AACCAGCTGGATGAGAGCCAGCAAGAGAGGAATGACCTGATGCAGCTGAAGCTACAGCTGGAGGGGCAGGTGACAGAGCTGAAGAGCCAAGTGCAGGAGCTTGAGAAGGCTCTGGCAGCGGCCAGGCAGGAGCATGCGGAGCTGGCAGAGCAGTATAAG GGGCTTTCCCGGTCCCACGGGGAGCTCACAGAAGAGAGGGACATCCTGAGCCGACAACAGGGAGACCATGTGGCCCGCATCCTGGAGCTGGAAGAGGACATCCAGACCATCAGTGAGAAAGTGCTGATGAAGGAGGTGGAGCTGGACAG GGTTAGAGACACGGTGAAGGCCTTGACTCGGGAACAAGAGAAGCTCCTTGGGCAGCTGAAGGAAGTGCAGGCAGACAAGGAGCAAAGCGAG gctgagctccagaTGGCACAGCAGGAGAACCGCCGCTTGAATTTGGAGCTGCAGGAGGCCAAGGACCGGCAGGAGGAGCAGAGTGCTCAGGCCCAGCGACTGAAGGATAAGGTGGCCCAGATGAAGGACACCCTCGGCCAGGTCCAGCAGCGGGTG GCTGAGCTGGAGCCCCTGAAGGAGCAGCTTCGAGGGGCCCAGGAGCTTGCAGCCTCAAGCCAGCAGAAAGCTGCCCTTCTTGGGGAGGAGTTGGCCAGCGCAGCGGGAGCCCGGGACCGCACCATAGCCGAGCTGCACCGCAGCCGTCTGGAGGTGGCCGGAGTCAACGGCAGGCTGGCTGAGCTCAGTCTGCActtgaaggaggaaaaaagccAGTGGAGCAAGGAGCGGGCAGGGCTGCTGCAGAGTGTGGAG GCAGAGAAGGACAAGATCCTGAAGCTGAGTGCAGAGATACTTCGATTGGAAAAggcagtgcaggaggagaagactcAGAGCCAAGTTTTCAAGACTGAACTGGCCCGGGAAAAGGACTCTAGCCTG GTGCAGCTGTCAGAGAGCAAGCGGGAGCTGACAGAGCTGCGCTCAGCGCTGCGTGTGCTCCAGAAGGAAAAGGAGCAACtacaggaggagaagcag GAACTGCTGGAGTACATGAGAAAGCTGGAGGCCCGCCTAGAGAAGGTGGCTGATGAGAAGTGGAGTGAGGACCCTGCCACAGAGGACGAGGAGGCCGCCGTGGGGCTGA GCTGCCCAGCAGCTCTGACAGACTCGGAGGACGAGTCTCCAGAAGACATGAGGCTTCCACCCTACAGCCTGTGTGAGAGTGGGGACCCGGGCTCCTCCCCTGCCACGGGGCCGCGAGAGGCTTCTCCCCTCGTGGTCATCAGCCAGCCAGCTCCCATTGCTCCCCAACTCTCAGGGCCAGCTGAGGACAGTAGCTCAGACTCG GAGGCTGAAGATGAGAAGTCGGTCCTGATGGCAGCTGTGCAGAGTGGGGGTGAGGAGGCCAACCTGCTACTTCCAGAACTGGGCAGTGCCTTCTATGACATGGCCAG ATGCTGTCGCTCCTCTCTGACTCCCCTGGGCAATCCTTTGGGTGGCGGATTCAG TGGCTTTGCTGTGGGTCCCTTGACAGAGGCCAGCACTGGGGGCCCTGCCACCCCGCCGTGGAAGGAGTGTCCTATTTGTAAGGAGCGCTTCCCAGCCGAGAGTGACAAGGATGCCATGGAGGACCACATGGATGGACACTTCTTTTTCAGCACCCAGGACCCTTTCACCTTTGAGtga
- the CALCOCO1 gene encoding calcium-binding and coiled-coil domain-containing protein 1 isoform X1, with the protein MEESSLSRAPSRGGVNFLNVARTYIPNTKVECHYTLPPGTVPSASDWIGIFKVEAACVRDYHTFVWSLVPESVTDGSPIHASVQFQASYLPKPGAQLYQFRYVNRQGRVCGQSPPFQFREPRPMDELVTLEETDGGSDILLVVPKATVLQNQLDESQQERNDLMQLKLQLEGQVTELKSQVQELEKALAAARQEHAELAEQYKGLSRSHGELTEERDILSRQQGDHVARILELEEDIQTISEKVLMKEVELDRVRDTVKALTREQEKLLGQLKEVQADKEQSEAELQMAQQENRRLNLELQEAKDRQEEQSAQAQRLKDKVAQMKDTLGQVQQRVAELEPLKEQLRGAQELAASSQQKAALLGEELASAAGARDRTIAELHRSRLEVAGVNGRLAELSLHLKEEKSQWSKERAGLLQSVEAEKDKILKLSAEILRLEKAVQEEKTQSQVFKTELAREKDSSLVQLSESKRELTELRSALRVLQKEKEQLQEEKQELLEYMRKLEARLEKVADEKWSEDPATEDEEAAVGLSCPAALTDSEDESPEDMRLPPYSLCESGDPGSSPATGPREASPLVVISQPAPIAPQLSGPAEDSSSDSEAEDEKSVLMAAVQSGGEEANLLLPELGSAFYDMASTVLCRAQIALHPPSPAPTPSPATRCCRSSLTPLGNPLGGGFSGFAVGPLTEASTGGPATPPWKECPICKERFPAESDKDAMEDHMDGHFFFSTQDPFTFE; encoded by the exons ATGGAAGAGTCATCACTAAGCCGGGCACCATCCCGGGGTGGAGTCAACTTTCTGAATGTAGCCCGGACCTACATTCCCAACACCAAGGTGGAATGTCACTACACACTCCCGCCAGGCACCGTGCCCAGTGCCAGTGACTGGATTGGCATCTTCAAG GTGGAGGCTGCCTGTGTCCGGGATTACCACACATTTGTGTGGTCTTTGGTGCCTGAAAGTGTTACTGATGGTTCTCCCATCCACGCCAGCGTCCAGTTCCAAG CCAGCTACCTGCCCAAACCTGGAGCCCAGCTCTACCAGTTTCGCTATGTGAACCGCCAGGGCCGGGTGTGTGGGCAGAGCCCCCCTTTCCAGTTCCGAGAGCCACGGCCCATGGATGAACTGGTGACCCTGGAGGAGACTGATGGTGGCTCTGACATCCTGCTGGTTGTCCCCAAGGCAACTGTGCTGCAG AACCAGCTGGATGAGAGCCAGCAAGAGAGGAATGACCTGATGCAGCTGAAGCTACAGCTGGAGGGGCAGGTGACAGAGCTGAAGAGCCAAGTGCAGGAGCTTGAGAAGGCTCTGGCAGCGGCCAGGCAGGAGCATGCGGAGCTGGCAGAGCAGTATAAG GGGCTTTCCCGGTCCCACGGGGAGCTCACAGAAGAGAGGGACATCCTGAGCCGACAACAGGGAGACCATGTGGCCCGCATCCTGGAGCTGGAAGAGGACATCCAGACCATCAGTGAGAAAGTGCTGATGAAGGAGGTGGAGCTGGACAG GGTTAGAGACACGGTGAAGGCCTTGACTCGGGAACAAGAGAAGCTCCTTGGGCAGCTGAAGGAAGTGCAGGCAGACAAGGAGCAAAGCGAG gctgagctccagaTGGCACAGCAGGAGAACCGCCGCTTGAATTTGGAGCTGCAGGAGGCCAAGGACCGGCAGGAGGAGCAGAGTGCTCAGGCCCAGCGACTGAAGGATAAGGTGGCCCAGATGAAGGACACCCTCGGCCAGGTCCAGCAGCGGGTG GCTGAGCTGGAGCCCCTGAAGGAGCAGCTTCGAGGGGCCCAGGAGCTTGCAGCCTCAAGCCAGCAGAAAGCTGCCCTTCTTGGGGAGGAGTTGGCCAGCGCAGCGGGAGCCCGGGACCGCACCATAGCCGAGCTGCACCGCAGCCGTCTGGAGGTGGCCGGAGTCAACGGCAGGCTGGCTGAGCTCAGTCTGCActtgaaggaggaaaaaagccAGTGGAGCAAGGAGCGGGCAGGGCTGCTGCAGAGTGTGGAG GCAGAGAAGGACAAGATCCTGAAGCTGAGTGCAGAGATACTTCGATTGGAAAAggcagtgcaggaggagaagactcAGAGCCAAGTTTTCAAGACTGAACTGGCCCGGGAAAAGGACTCTAGCCTG GTGCAGCTGTCAGAGAGCAAGCGGGAGCTGACAGAGCTGCGCTCAGCGCTGCGTGTGCTCCAGAAGGAAAAGGAGCAACtacaggaggagaagcag GAACTGCTGGAGTACATGAGAAAGCTGGAGGCCCGCCTAGAGAAGGTGGCTGATGAGAAGTGGAGTGAGGACCCTGCCACAGAGGACGAGGAGGCCGCCGTGGGGCTGA GCTGCCCAGCAGCTCTGACAGACTCGGAGGACGAGTCTCCAGAAGACATGAGGCTTCCACCCTACAGCCTGTGTGAGAGTGGGGACCCGGGCTCCTCCCCTGCCACGGGGCCGCGAGAGGCTTCTCCCCTCGTGGTCATCAGCCAGCCAGCTCCCATTGCTCCCCAACTCTCAGGGCCAGCTGAGGACAGTAGCTCAGACTCG GAGGCTGAAGATGAGAAGTCGGTCCTGATGGCAGCTGTGCAGAGTGGGGGTGAGGAGGCCAACCTGCTACTTCCAGAACTGGGCAGTGCCTTCTATGACATGGCCAG CACCGTCCTCTGCAGAGCCCAAATTGCCCTGCAtcccccctctcctgcccctaCGCCTTCCCCAGCCACCAG ATGCTGTCGCTCCTCTCTGACTCCCCTGGGCAATCCTTTGGGTGGCGGATTCAG TGGCTTTGCTGTGGGTCCCTTGACAGAGGCCAGCACTGGGGGCCCTGCCACCCCGCCGTGGAAGGAGTGTCCTATTTGTAAGGAGCGCTTCCCAGCCGAGAGTGACAAGGATGCCATGGAGGACCACATGGATGGACACTTCTTTTTCAGCACCCAGGACCCTTTCACCTTTGAGtga
- the CALCOCO1 gene encoding calcium-binding and coiled-coil domain-containing protein 1 isoform X3 encodes MEESSLSRAPSRGGVNFLNVARTYIPNTKVECHYTLPPGTVPSASDWIGIFKVEAACVRDYHTFVWSLVPESVTDGSPIHASVQFQASYLPKPGAQLYQFRYVNRQGRVCGQSPPFQFREPRPMDELVTLEETDGGSDILLVVPKATVLQNQLDESQQERNDLMQLKLQLEGQVTELKSQVQELEKALAAARQEHAELAEQYKGLSRSHGELTEERDILSRQQGDHVARILELEEDIQTISEKVLMKEVELDRVRDTVKALTREQEKLLGQLKEVQADKEQSEAELQMAQQENRRLNLELQEAKDRQEEQSAQAQRLKDKVAQMKDTLGQVQQRVAELEPLKEQLRGAQELAASSQQKAALLGEELASAAGARDRTIAELHRSRLEVAGVNGRLAELSLHLKEEKSQWSKERAGLLQSVEAEKDKILKLSAEILRLEKAVQEEKTQSQVFKTELAREKDSSLVQLSESKRELTELRSALRVLQKEKEQLQEEKQELLEYMRKLEARLEKVADEKWSEDPATEDEEAAVGLSCPAALTDSEDESPEDMRLPPYSLCESGDPGSSPATGPREASPLVVISQPAPIAPQLSGPAEDSSSDSEAEDEKSVLMAAVQSGGEEANLLLPELGSAFYDMASGFAVGPLTEASTGGPATPPWKECPICKERFPAESDKDAMEDHMDGHFFFSTQDPFTFE; translated from the exons ATGGAAGAGTCATCACTAAGCCGGGCACCATCCCGGGGTGGAGTCAACTTTCTGAATGTAGCCCGGACCTACATTCCCAACACCAAGGTGGAATGTCACTACACACTCCCGCCAGGCACCGTGCCCAGTGCCAGTGACTGGATTGGCATCTTCAAG GTGGAGGCTGCCTGTGTCCGGGATTACCACACATTTGTGTGGTCTTTGGTGCCTGAAAGTGTTACTGATGGTTCTCCCATCCACGCCAGCGTCCAGTTCCAAG CCAGCTACCTGCCCAAACCTGGAGCCCAGCTCTACCAGTTTCGCTATGTGAACCGCCAGGGCCGGGTGTGTGGGCAGAGCCCCCCTTTCCAGTTCCGAGAGCCACGGCCCATGGATGAACTGGTGACCCTGGAGGAGACTGATGGTGGCTCTGACATCCTGCTGGTTGTCCCCAAGGCAACTGTGCTGCAG AACCAGCTGGATGAGAGCCAGCAAGAGAGGAATGACCTGATGCAGCTGAAGCTACAGCTGGAGGGGCAGGTGACAGAGCTGAAGAGCCAAGTGCAGGAGCTTGAGAAGGCTCTGGCAGCGGCCAGGCAGGAGCATGCGGAGCTGGCAGAGCAGTATAAG GGGCTTTCCCGGTCCCACGGGGAGCTCACAGAAGAGAGGGACATCCTGAGCCGACAACAGGGAGACCATGTGGCCCGCATCCTGGAGCTGGAAGAGGACATCCAGACCATCAGTGAGAAAGTGCTGATGAAGGAGGTGGAGCTGGACAG GGTTAGAGACACGGTGAAGGCCTTGACTCGGGAACAAGAGAAGCTCCTTGGGCAGCTGAAGGAAGTGCAGGCAGACAAGGAGCAAAGCGAG gctgagctccagaTGGCACAGCAGGAGAACCGCCGCTTGAATTTGGAGCTGCAGGAGGCCAAGGACCGGCAGGAGGAGCAGAGTGCTCAGGCCCAGCGACTGAAGGATAAGGTGGCCCAGATGAAGGACACCCTCGGCCAGGTCCAGCAGCGGGTG GCTGAGCTGGAGCCCCTGAAGGAGCAGCTTCGAGGGGCCCAGGAGCTTGCAGCCTCAAGCCAGCAGAAAGCTGCCCTTCTTGGGGAGGAGTTGGCCAGCGCAGCGGGAGCCCGGGACCGCACCATAGCCGAGCTGCACCGCAGCCGTCTGGAGGTGGCCGGAGTCAACGGCAGGCTGGCTGAGCTCAGTCTGCActtgaaggaggaaaaaagccAGTGGAGCAAGGAGCGGGCAGGGCTGCTGCAGAGTGTGGAG GCAGAGAAGGACAAGATCCTGAAGCTGAGTGCAGAGATACTTCGATTGGAAAAggcagtgcaggaggagaagactcAGAGCCAAGTTTTCAAGACTGAACTGGCCCGGGAAAAGGACTCTAGCCTG GTGCAGCTGTCAGAGAGCAAGCGGGAGCTGACAGAGCTGCGCTCAGCGCTGCGTGTGCTCCAGAAGGAAAAGGAGCAACtacaggaggagaagcag GAACTGCTGGAGTACATGAGAAAGCTGGAGGCCCGCCTAGAGAAGGTGGCTGATGAGAAGTGGAGTGAGGACCCTGCCACAGAGGACGAGGAGGCCGCCGTGGGGCTGA GCTGCCCAGCAGCTCTGACAGACTCGGAGGACGAGTCTCCAGAAGACATGAGGCTTCCACCCTACAGCCTGTGTGAGAGTGGGGACCCGGGCTCCTCCCCTGCCACGGGGCCGCGAGAGGCTTCTCCCCTCGTGGTCATCAGCCAGCCAGCTCCCATTGCTCCCCAACTCTCAGGGCCAGCTGAGGACAGTAGCTCAGACTCG GAGGCTGAAGATGAGAAGTCGGTCCTGATGGCAGCTGTGCAGAGTGGGGGTGAGGAGGCCAACCTGCTACTTCCAGAACTGGGCAGTGCCTTCTATGACATGGCCAG TGGCTTTGCTGTGGGTCCCTTGACAGAGGCCAGCACTGGGGGCCCTGCCACCCCGCCGTGGAAGGAGTGTCCTATTTGTAAGGAGCGCTTCCCAGCCGAGAGTGACAAGGATGCCATGGAGGACCACATGGATGGACACTTCTTTTTCAGCACCCAGGACCCTTTCACCTTTGAGtga